The Nostoc sp. PCC 7524 nucleotide sequence CTGGAGAAGGTGCAACAATATCTGACTCCATAGGAGGTTCAGAAACCCATTCTCCGTACAGAGGTTTAGGGCGTTCCTTGACTTCAGCTGAACGTAAATAAGTAGCTATTGGTCGCTTAACTTTATCAAAAGCACCAGAGTAGCCATGCACAAGCAGAACTTCTTCTGGGTTGTTAGGCAAATCTACATAGATTGTATAACTACTTGTCCGCAGCATATTGTCTTTTCCTCATTGAATAAAGCTATGGAACTTTGGTTTTTTTTTATGAAAAGCTCTGAAAATAACAACCTGAATCGGTAAATATTTAAAATTTACAATTACTAATTAATAGACTTCTTGCATAAATATTTTTTGCCTCACGCAAAGACGCAAAGGAAAAAGTGAAAATCATGACTTTTGCAAGAAGTCTAATGTATTTGTTCTTGGATCATTAAGTAAGGCTGGTAAATCCCACCCTACATCAATGATTCAGAACATATCGCCCCTTATCTGTTACCAAGGACCCGGTATCCGACGTGACGGCCATCTTGAACCGTAACCACCAGCAATGGCTTCGAGAGCTTCATCTGTAAGTTCGCCCTCTACCCCTACTGTTTCAGATAGACTTTCTAGTTGACCATCAGCATTGACGCTGACTCCTAGGGATTCTAGTTCGCGCTGTAACTCTTCAGCAGTAAAATCAAGTCCTCGCTGTTTACCTAACTCTACAGTCAGATTAAATGCTGACTCAGAATTGGAAGTGCCACTTGTTATTTGGTTTTGCAGCGCCTCATCTTGCTGAATAGCTTCGATCATTTTTCTGGCATTTTCGGCGGACATATCTTCTAAATCTCCTGAATAAAACCGTTCAAGATAGTCTTAACCAGAGCATATGCAGCTTAGATAGAAAATGATAGAAAATATAGTCAATATTCTATCCACAGGGAAACAATGGGAGAGTCCAATTTTTGCAAGGATATGTCGAGAACCGACTTAAAGTTCTTGCCATCTTGGGATGCTCTCCCCTGCTAGACTGATATTAGAATGCAAATTGATGATGGGCAGATGTGTTGTTTTAGCACTAACCCAACACATTACCCTTCATCTTTTACCATTGACCGCATCTTGAACCACGACTATTGCCGTAATAAAATCCACCAGCAACGGCTTCGAGAGCTTCTTCTGAAAGTTCACCCTCATCTCCCATAGATGGAGAAAGACTCTCTAGCTGACCATCAGTATTAACACCAAATCCCCGTGCTTCTAATTCACGCTGAAATTCTTCAGCAGTGAAATCTAGTCCTTGTTGTTTACCTAACTCTACAGTTAGATTTAGTGCTGCTTCAGAGCTGGCGCTAGCACTTTCTATCTGATTACGAAGTGCTTCATCTTGTTGGAGAACGTTGATCATTTCTTTTGCATTTTCTGCGGACATATCTTTTAAATCTCCTTAATACAACTGCTCAATTGACTGTTTTTCAGTCTTGTTAAATCGTATCAAGGTAATAACTATTTGTGTTTCTGAAAAATTCAGGTCTTAGTTATGAAAAGTTCAGGAGTTGATAGTACGCACACGGAAAACTATCAATTCCGTAAATGCTTCATAATAAGTAACAATAATTTCATTGATGTTAATTTTTGTGAAATATTTGCGAAAAAACGTGATTTTGTTATGTTTCTTTACTCTTTATCATCATCTCGATTGTCAAAAATAAATAGTAAAGTTTTAATTAATAACCCAAATTTTGCTTTAATAGAAAGGTCTTTATTAGAATTAACTTTTAACGAAACACGATTGGAATACAAAATAAAGTCAATTAGTGATTCATCAAAATTATGAAAAATTAGTTGTTCTACAATACTGGCAGGAATTGAGAGTTTTACCAGGTATTCATTAGATATATCTGTTAGTGGTAAATTATTCACAGAAACTTTTGAATTTTTGAAATCCATTGTGTAGACGATATTATGATGATTGCCCATTACCTCAAGAGCAATAATTTGATTAATAAATATAGCTGGTACTTTTGCAGCTAAACGTCCTTGTAGATAACTGACAACTTTTTCTCTCTCTTTTTCAGCATTGCCAAAGTTGAATGTGGGGATATTTTCTGCTTGTACATATTCAGTAATATTTTGCAAATAGTCTTGGAGGGTTTCTCCCCAAAAGTTTTGTTTCTGAGCAAATTTGACCATATCTAGCTCTAAATTAATGATATCTCCTGGTTGTAATATCCAATGTTTCGCTTGTGGTAAATGAGCTAACAGTTTATTTATAAATATAGTTGGAGTCATTCTCTCAAAGCCATTTAAATGTAAATGATCGAGTTGACAATAACTCAACGTCATAGAATAGGGAATGATTTTCTCAGGCTTGAGAATTCTGATCAGGTCAATTTGGTATTGCAAAAACTTTTCTTCATCTTCTGCTACTTGTCTGCTGATAACTTCAGGCGAAGCATATAGTAAAATTGGTTGATAATTAGCAAAGTTAGTATAAAGCAGAAAAGCATAGTTAATATGAAATTTATCTGCGATTTTAGATAAAGTTTTAGGAGTTAATTGACAATCATTCTGATGGAGAATAACTTTATCTTTGATTTTGACTAGCAAAATAGTATCGACTGGATCATCCCAGTAACTGGTAACTTCTACTGAGTCATTAAGTTTGAGGGTTTCGCCATTCTGCAAAAGAATAATTTTGTCATAGCCTATATCTCGGTATCTTTTTTCTAAATCCGGTCTTTTGGCAGGTAAAAGAACTGTATCTACCTGATTTTTGAGTTGTCTGAGAGTTTCGGGATGGCTATGATCTACATGAATATGTGAACTATAAACATAGTCCAATTTACCAAACATCTCTGGTGTTAGTTTTCTGGGTGGGAAGTGAAATAAATTTGTAGCGAAAAAGGGTTCGAGAAAGTAACACGGATCAGTCAACAGGGAAAAATTTTCTGCTCTCAATAATAAAGACGCATGAGTAATATATTCAATATCCATTGTGGTTAGCTAGTTATGGTGATGAGGAAATAAATATTTTATAGCGGCGATCGCCCAAGGAAAGTTATGTAAAGTTCAGGTTTTCACTCTGAAAAATTCAGGTGATTAATTTCGATATTGGGAATTTTGGCAATTTCAACTAATATTATCGGTAATAAATCAAACTATATAGTAAGAAGAAAGTATAAGAGATGATTTATGAATCTCTAAATGTAGCTGTATTCTTAGGCCCGTCTTTACCCAGAAATCAAGCTAGTCAAGTTCTTGATGCTCATTACTATCCCCCAGCCAGCAAGGGTGATATTTACCGTATTATGGCTTCAGGTGTGAAAACAATCATTCTTATTGATGGGATTTTTCACGGTAAACCTTCTATTTGGCATCGTGAACTGATTCATGCCATCGAAGAAGGAATTCAAGTATTTGGTGCATCCAGTATGGGAGCCTTGAGAGCCTCAGAGTTAGAACCTTTTGGGATGGTTGGTCACGGTCAAGTGTTTACATGGTATCGTGATGGGCTACTGGAAAGTGATGACGAAGTAGCTCTTTTACACGGCACGGAAGAGTCTGGCTTTGTCTCGATGTCTGAGCCTTTAGTAAATATTCGCTATACATTACTCAAAGCAGTAGAAGCAAACTATTTGACGGTTGAACAAGCACACTCTTTAATCGATGAAGCTAAACAACTCTACTATCCACAGCGTTCTTACCAGCAGATACTTGAGAGTCGAGTAATTCAAGACTTACCAACAGAGAGCGTAACTAAACTTAAGCATTACTTACTCCACAGCCACACTAACATCAAGCAAATTGATGCTATGGGAGTCTTGAAACTATACGCCAACCTGAATCAAGAGCAAATATCAGAACCGAGGGGACGCTTTTGTTCTCCCTCTATAGATTTACAGTTCCAGCGATTAAACATGACTGGATTTGTGACTCCTACAGGAATGAGAGTTGGCAAAGATATTTTACAACTGCTCAAACAAGATATTAAACTGCAAGAGAGGATGCGATCGCAACTAGCAAAACGCTGCTTCCTGCTCACTTGGGCTAGACAGAATCAGATATGTTTTCCCACAGCACAATGGCAAACCTATCTTGCACAATGGCAACAAAAATATAACATTGTGAATGAGCCTCAATGGTTACAATCCAATGGCCTAACTGCATTAGCCTCCCAAGAAATCTTGGGAGAGTATTTTTTAGTTGATTGGATTATTCAGCAAGGGCCGAACTATTTCGGCATTGAGTGGAACTATCAAACAGCCCTGGACGCAGAGTTACGCTTAACTGGTAGTGTTGAATCACAGGTGAATCTGTGGGAACAGTTATCACAGCGTCGTTTGATTGTAGAATGGGCGAGACAAAATGGTGTTGTGTGTCCAGAAATAGAACTAAACAGTTATCTAGAAAAATGGCAAACACTCAATAGCTTGATGGATGCAGAGGAAAATCAAGCTTGGCTAGTAGAGAAAGCCTTGGAAGCCTGGATTGTTGACAAAGAACCGGAGTATTTTGGCATTTCATGGTCTTTTCCGCAAGCATTATTTCAAGAATGGCAAATTACCGGAAAAGCTGCACAAATGTTGGTAGTCAATAGTCCATAGTTAATAGTTCATAGTCCATAGTTATTATGAGTCTTGATAAAAATTACACTTATGGGACACATCGTTTAATTCCCCCAGAGCAAACTTTAGCTAATATCAAACCGCACTTGCTAGCGATGGGAATTACTCGTTGTGCTGATGTGACAGGATTAGATCGGCTGGGTATCCCTGTATACTGTGCGATTCGACCTACAAGGCCTTGGCTACAAGTCTCTAATGGTAAAGGCATCTCCCATGAAACGGCTAAGGTTTCGGCGTTAATGGAGGCGATTGAAGTTTTCCATGCCGAAACACCAGATGAGCGTTTGCGGCGCAGCAGTCTCAAATCTTTGCAGTCGAGCGGCAGAGAGGTTATAGAGCCTCATATTCTCCCAGAATACTGTTCTCCAGCCTACTTTCATCCCGAATTTATCCTGGACTGGGTACCAGGGCAAGAACTCATCACTAACACAGATGTCTGGCTACCCGCCAGTGCTGTTTATGATTGTTCTTCTCGTTATTCCCCTAACTTGTATCGGATTGGAACTAATGGTTTAGCCAGTGGTAATCATCTATTAGAAGGGACGATTCATGGTCTTTATGAGGTGATTGAAAGAGATGCGATCGCACACCTTGTAGTCCAAGGGCGCTTAAATCTGCAAACAAGATGTAAATTTATTGATATTAATACGATAGATGATCCCTTTGTACAACCTTTATTAGAACGCATCAATACTACTGAGTTTAAGCTTGTTCTCATCTGGGTAAAAAGCTGTATTGCTATCAACACATTTTGGGCTATTCTGCTTGATCAAAATCCCTATAACCCTGCACTCATCGTTAATGTAGGCTATGGAACCCATCTTAGCCCTAGTGTTGCAGCCACACGAGCTATTACTGAAGCCGCCCAGTCACGATTGACATTTATCCACGGCGCACGGGATGATCTCAACGCCGAGCAAATCTTTGAGAAAACTAACACCCATCGCCAACTGTACAATTATTTTGATCGCATCACCAGTACAACCTCCTGGCAAACATTAACTAACTTTGCTCAACATGATTTATGGGCAGATTATAACTATGTTGTACAGTCTCTCTCGAAAGCTGGTTACAACAATATTTATCGTGTCGATTTGACAAGAGAACCTTTTAATATTCCAGTTGTAAAAGTTTTCGTCCCTGGCTTAATCATGAATCATTCGTTATTTTGAGGGAATAGGTGACAGGTGACAGGTTACCTGACTTTTCACGGGATCTGGAAAACCCCTCTCCAAACCTCTCCCCTGCAAGGAGAGAGGCTTTAACTTTTCCCCCTTCCCTCGTAGGGAAGGGGGTTAGGGGGTTAGGTTTCGCGTTAGCTTTTCCACATAGCGTGAAAAGTCAGGCAGGTTACAGGTTACAGGTTTAAAAGCCTCTGATAAATCAGCTCAATCAGGCTTGAACCAACGATGACCAAAAGCTATATAAGCTTTTACTTCTAAAGGGCGACCGGGTTGATAAACTAGCTTGAGATGATTGATTGTTCGCCAAAAAACACTGATGCTACCTTGGCTGATCCATGAGTCTAAGTCTTGTAAATTAACAGGCCAAAGTTCTGGGTGATCTTTTTTCTGAATTAACCCAGGCCATTTGAGAAGGGCATCACGTTTTTGAGGTGTGCAGCATTCCATTGCTACTAAAAGGTTGAGGAATTCAGTCCAACGGGGTTCTTTTTTGGGTTGTTGATCCAAATAACATTCCAGTCCGATTCTAGAGCCAATCTGTTCTGCAATATCAAAGCACAAAACTATGCGATCGCTCAAGGGCTGAATCAGGGTGATCATCTCAGCTAAATCTGCCTTGACTGGTTCGCCTTGAATTTGAGCTAAGTAAGCGGGAATCATTTGAGCTGATAATCCACTGACATTGATTCGCAGTGGTTCTCCAGAACGCGATCGCATTGCCCCTATTTGACTGATGCCCACACCATCAGGTAAGGCGTTGACGCACTGCAATACTAAAGCCTGGCGCTGCTGCTCAATCGGACAATTCTGCAACCATGAGATGAGTTGGAAAAACTTGGATAAAGCTTCACTACTCTTATCTTTAAAGACTTCTCCCCGCAAACTAAAAAACCAACAACCTACCGTTAACCCATCTGTTTCGCCATCAAGATCAAATTCCAGCCAAATATCCTCAACTGCTTCCTGGGGTAGAGAATTCACAGTTGTCCATTCTTGACAGAATTGGCGGATTTCTTGCCAGAAGGGATATGATAAGAGCGATTCGGCGATCGCAATTTTCATAGGCTGTATGCCTACTGATAAATCTACTTGTGGTTGGTCAGCTGCCAAGCGGCATTCTAACAGTGTTGGTGACAAAGGTGGTAATAGTTGAGCCACCTGTTGTATAGAAGTTAATTGTTGTGGGGAAACGAGTACATCTGCGAGATAAGGAATAACTAAGCGCAAGTAATCTTGCAATAAGTAATTCATTTTATTAATAAATAATGAAAATTATTGAAAATTATACTTGTTAATTACCAAATTTTATTTTAAATTTTTTGATAAAAAATATTCTTGCTATGTTACATTTTTTACATTACTTTACATAGTTTGTTTTTTTCAAGTCGTTCTACTTACAATAAAAATCATTCTGAATTTCAAACTGATAAAAATAAACTGATAAATAATGAATTACGATTACGATCTGATTATAGTTGGTGGAGGACCTGCTGGCTCAACAATGGCTTTATCAGCCGCTAAACAGGGACTAAAAGTGTTACTCGTAGACAAAGAAAAATTTCCCCGTGACAAAATTTGTGGCGATGCTTTAACCGTAAGTTCTGTAGAAATTTTGCAGGAATTCCATCTCATAGATAAACTGCTGCTAGAACCTCACGGTTGTGCTAATAATATGATTTTTTACTCAGAAACTGAGCGTTTAATGCCTCCCAGTATGAATGACGCTCAATATATTTCTACATCAAGAAGATGGATATTCGATAATGTGTTATTTCAAGCAGCAAAAGCCTGTACTGAGACAAAAGAGGGATTTAAAGTTGAAAACTTGCTGATGCAAAACGGTTGGGTATTTGGCATTCAAGGAACATCTGCGGATGGGGAAAAACAGGAATACACCGCTAAAGTAGTAGCTGGCGCAGATGGTTGTAGCTCGGTAGTAGCTAGAAAATTAGGTTTATATCAATCTTTAAAACAGGATGGAGCAGTGGCGACTCGTGCCTACTATCGAAACCTTGATGTTTCGGGCAGCGAATTAGAATTGTACTATCTGCCAGAATGTAGACCTGGTTATTTTTGGATTTTCCCAGTAGATAAAGAAACTGTCAATGTCGGAGTAATCTTATTTGATCAAAACCTCAAAAGTACAGGTATTTTTCCGCCACAAATTCATCGCCAGTTAATCCAATCTCCCTTATTAAAAGCAAGATTTCTCCAAGCAGAACCAGTGGGAAATATTCAATGTTGGTATTTACCTTTAGCCAAAACAACCAGAACCATACATGGTAACGGTTTTATTCTATCAGGCGATGCGGCTGGTTTAATTGATCCGTTAATTGCTCATGGAATTGATCGAGCTATGGTGTCAGGAAAAATTGCTGGTGAGCTGTTAGGTTCGATTTGCAGAGGTAATGATTACAGTGCTGAAGCATTGCAGCCTTATGCTGATGCTGTCTGGAAACATTTTGGTTACATATCTCAATTTGCTGTTAAGTTTCGTGATCGTCTTCAGCACCAACCATTAGAGCCAATCAACTCCTTGTTTTACAAAAGTAAGGGAAAGTTGATTCCACAT carries:
- a CDS encoding Nif11 family protein — its product is MSAENARKMIEAIQQDEALQNQITSGTSNSESAFNLTVELGKQRGLDFTAEELQRELESLGVSVNADGQLESLSETVGVEGELTDEALEAIAGGYGSRWPSRRIPGPW
- a CDS encoding Nif11 family protein, whose translation is MSAENAKEMINVLQQDEALRNQIESASASSEAALNLTVELGKQQGLDFTAEEFQRELEARGFGVNTDGQLESLSPSMGDEGELSEEALEAVAGGFYYGNSRGSRCGQW
- a CDS encoding MBL fold metallo-hydrolase translates to MDIEYITHASLLLRAENFSLLTDPCYFLEPFFATNLFHFPPRKLTPEMFGKLDYVYSSHIHVDHSHPETLRQLKNQVDTVLLPAKRPDLEKRYRDIGYDKIILLQNGETLKLNDSVEVTSYWDDPVDTILLVKIKDKVILHQNDCQLTPKTLSKIADKFHINYAFLLYTNFANYQPILLYASPEVISRQVAEDEEKFLQYQIDLIRILKPEKIIPYSMTLSYCQLDHLHLNGFERMTPTIFINKLLAHLPQAKHWILQPGDIINLELDMVKFAQKQNFWGETLQDYLQNITEYVQAENIPTFNFGNAEKEREKVVSYLQGRLAAKVPAIFINQIIALEVMGNHHNIVYTMDFKNSKVSVNNLPLTDISNEYLVKLSIPASIVEQLIFHNFDESLIDFILYSNRVSLKVNSNKDLSIKAKFGLLIKTLLFIFDNRDDDKE
- a CDS encoding TfuA-like protein gives rise to the protein MIYESLNVAVFLGPSLPRNQASQVLDAHYYPPASKGDIYRIMASGVKTIILIDGIFHGKPSIWHRELIHAIEEGIQVFGASSMGALRASELEPFGMVGHGQVFTWYRDGLLESDDEVALLHGTEESGFVSMSEPLVNIRYTLLKAVEANYLTVEQAHSLIDEAKQLYYPQRSYQQILESRVIQDLPTESVTKLKHYLLHSHTNIKQIDAMGVLKLYANLNQEQISEPRGRFCSPSIDLQFQRLNMTGFVTPTGMRVGKDILQLLKQDIKLQERMRSQLAKRCFLLTWARQNQICFPTAQWQTYLAQWQQKYNIVNEPQWLQSNGLTALASQEILGEYFLVDWIIQQGPNYFGIEWNYQTALDAELRLTGSVESQVNLWEQLSQRRLIVEWARQNGVVCPEIELNSYLEKWQTLNSLMDAEENQAWLVEKALEAWIVDKEPEYFGISWSFPQALFQEWQITGKAAQMLVVNSP
- a CDS encoding YcaO-like family protein; this translates as MSLDKNYTYGTHRLIPPEQTLANIKPHLLAMGITRCADVTGLDRLGIPVYCAIRPTRPWLQVSNGKGISHETAKVSALMEAIEVFHAETPDERLRRSSLKSLQSSGREVIEPHILPEYCSPAYFHPEFILDWVPGQELITNTDVWLPASAVYDCSSRYSPNLYRIGTNGLASGNHLLEGTIHGLYEVIERDAIAHLVVQGRLNLQTRCKFIDINTIDDPFVQPLLERINTTEFKLVLIWVKSCIAINTFWAILLDQNPYNPALIVNVGYGTHLSPSVAATRAITEAAQSRLTFIHGARDDLNAEQIFEKTNTHRQLYNYFDRITSTTSWQTLTNFAQHDLWADYNYVVQSLSKAGYNNIYRVDLTREPFNIPVVKVFVPGLIMNHSLF
- a CDS encoding NAD(P)/FAD-dependent oxidoreductase: MNYDYDLIIVGGGPAGSTMALSAAKQGLKVLLVDKEKFPRDKICGDALTVSSVEILQEFHLIDKLLLEPHGCANNMIFYSETERLMPPSMNDAQYISTSRRWIFDNVLFQAAKACTETKEGFKVENLLMQNGWVFGIQGTSADGEKQEYTAKVVAGADGCSSVVARKLGLYQSLKQDGAVATRAYYRNLDVSGSELELYYLPECRPGYFWIFPVDKETVNVGVILFDQNLKSTGIFPPQIHRQLIQSPLLKARFLQAEPVGNIQCWYLPLAKTTRTIHGNGFILSGDAAGLIDPLIAHGIDRAMVSGKIAGELLGSICRGNDYSAEALQPYADAVWKHFGYISQFAVKFRDRLQHQPLEPINSLFYKSKGKLIPHTTGENL